In Cyprinus carpio isolate SPL01 chromosome B16, ASM1834038v1, whole genome shotgun sequence, the following are encoded in one genomic region:
- the tmem222a gene encoding transmembrane protein 222a, translated as MADVTEIDTMKHYHGGFEKIDKEMCRYPHCIVWTPIPVLTWFLPFIGHMGICTSTGVIRDFAGPYFVSEDNMAFGKPTKYWKLDKNKVYGGGANAWDLAVHEASEEYKNRMHNLCCDNCHSHVAMALNLMRYDNSSSWNMVNLCLLSFIHSKHISFVGFLKTWLPFLMICGVIVTIALALNLR; from the exons ATGGCGGATGTTACAGAGATAGATACAATGAAGCACTATCACGGCGGTTTCGAGAAAATCGACAAAGAAATGTGCCGTTATCCGCACTGCATCGTCTGGACCCCCATCCCGGTTCTGAC GTGGTTCCTGCCCTTCATTGGTCACATGGGCATCTGCACATCCACCGGTGTGATCAGGGACTTCGCAGGGCCTTATTTCGTATCA GAGGACAACATGGCGTTTGGAAAACCAACAAA GTACTGGAAGCTGGATAAGAATAAAGTGTACGGCGGCGGAGCGAACGCCTGGGATTTAGCCGTGCATGAGGCATCCGAGGAgtacaaaaacagaatg CACAATCTGTGTTGTGATAACTGTCACTCTCATGTGGCCATGGCTCTGAACCTCATGCGCTATGATAACAGCTCCTCCTGGAACATGGTCAACCTCTGCCTGCTGTCCTTCATCCACAGCAAACACATCAG CTTTGTGGGGTTCCTGAAGACCTGGCTGCCTTTCCTGATGATTTGTGGGGTCATCGTGACCATCGCCCTCGCGCTCAACCTGCGATGA
- the cndp1 gene encoding cytosolic non-specific dipeptidase: MMNSITLVCLLMCTGVSSFRFEELTQYVNSHEEEFIETLRQWIAVESDSSDVTKRSDLHRMMDMTAEKLRLIRGSVEMVDVGTQALPNGSSIALPKVVTARFGEDPSKRTVCVYGHVDVQPAKKEDGWATEPYELTDIDGNLYGRGASDNKAPVLAWIHTVEVYKALNIDLPVNVKFIIEGMEETGSNGLDDMIVAQKDSFFSDVDYIIISDCVWLSKRPALTYGTRGNCYFFAEVEGPKKDLHSGVYGGTVMEPMTDLIGILDKLISPSGKILIPGIREAVAHLSDEEWKMYQDIEFDLESYKREIGLSQLMYSNKVDLLAHRWRHPTVSIHGIEGAFSSPGTKTVIPAKVIAKFSIRQVPNMDPAMVEKQVTDYLHLVFAKRKSPNKLNVTMVIGAKPWLADPKHPLYEAGKAAVKRVFAVEPDLIREGGTIPIARSFQDVTGKSIIMLPIGGFDDGLHSQNEKISRYNYMEGTKLFIAFLHEVSQMEKH, encoded by the exons ATG ATGAACAGCATTACTTTAGTCTGTCTTCTTATGTGCACAGGAGTGTCTTCCTTCAGATTTGAGGAGTTGACACAATATGTGAACAGCCATGAAGAGGAATTTATCGAG ACTCTGAGACAGTGGATCGCTGTGGAGAGCGACTCCAGCGATGTTACGAAGCGATCCGACTTACACAGAATGATGGACATGACGGCAGAGAAACTCAGACTCATTAGAGGAAGTGTGGAGATGGTGGACGTCGGGACGCAGGCG CTGCCCAATGGAAGCAGCATCGCTCTGCCCAAAGTGGTCACAGCTCGGTTCGGTGAAGATCCCAGCAAACGCACCGTCTGTGTTTACGGTCATGTGGATGTCCAGCCGGCCAAGAAAGAGGACGGATGGGCAACAGAACCTTACGAGCTCACAGATATCGACG gaAATCTCTATGGAAGAGGAGCATCTGACAATAAAGCGCCGGTGTTGGCCTGGATCCACACGGTGGAGGTCTACAAAGCCCTGAACATC GATCTGCCGGTGAACGTTAAATTCATCATTGAGGGAATGGAGGAGACCGGCTCTAACGGCCTGGACGACATGATTGTGGCTCAGAAAGACTCGTTCTTCTCAGATGTGGATTATATCATCATCTCTGACTGTGTTTGGCTCAGTAAACGTCCGGCGCTGACCTACGGAACCAGAGGGAACTGCTACTTCTTCGCCGAG GTCGAGGGACCCAAGAAGGATTTACACTCTGGGGTTTATGGAGGAACAGTAATGGAGCCGATGACGGACCTGATCGGCATCTTAG ACAAACTCATCAGCCCCAGCGGGAAGATCCTGATCCCCGGCATTAGAGAAGCGGTCGCGCATCTGTCTGACGAGGAGTGGAAGATGTACCAAGACATCGAGTTTGACCTGGAGAGCTACAAGCGTGAGATCGGTCTGAGCCAACTCATGTACAGCAACAAG GTGGATCTTCTCGCCCATCGCTGGCGTCACCCGACTGTGTCGATCCACGGCATCGAGGGCGCTTTCTCCTCGCCGGGCACCAAGACGGTCATCCCGGCCAAAGTCATCGCCAAGTTCTCCATCCGCCAGGTTCCTAACATGGATCCAGCCATGGTGGAAAAGCAG GTGACTGATTATTTACACTTAGTGTTTGCGAAGCGCAAGAGTCCCAACAAACTCAACGTCACGATGGTCATCGGAGCCAAACCTTGGCTGGCCGATCCCAAACATCCGCTGTATGAAGCCGGAAAAGCAGCGGTCAAGAGAG TGTTTGCCGTGGAGCCGGATCTGATCCGTGAGGGAGGCACGATTCCCATCGCCAGAAGCTTCCAGGACGTCACAGGCAAGAGCATCATCATGCTGCCCATCGGAGGCTTCGACGATGGCCTGCATTCACAGAACGAGAAGATCAGCAG ATACAACTACATGGAGGGAACCAAGCTGTTCATCGCCTTCCTGCATGAAGTGTCTCAGATGGAGAAGCACTGA
- the wdtc1 gene encoding WD and tetratricopeptide repeats protein 1: MTCCETMSLRNVTSDLLRRQIRENRALDFQRHYHVTDPFIKRLGLEAELQGHSGCVNCLEWNERGDLLASGSDDQHAIIWDPFRHTKLITMHTGHAANIFSVKFLPHSEDRILITGAADTKVHVHDLTAKETTHMFSDHTNRVKRIATAPMWPNTFWSAAEDGVIRQYDLRESSKRSEVLIDLTEYCGQLVEAKCLAINPRDNNYLAVGANGPFVRLYDIRMIHNHRKSMTQSSSAGQVQYYVAGHLPVKLPDYNNRLRVLVATYVTFSPDGTELLVNMGGEQVYLFDLTFKQRPYTFLLPNEVQNGKTTNGVSNGIHLPASRLRLAKVSSDLPPHLERIKQQANDAFARQQWTQAIQLYSLGIHEAGHNAMLYGNRAAAYMKRKWDGDLYDALRDCLKALSLNPAHLKAHFRLVRCLFELKYIAEALECLDDFKGKFPEQAHSSACDALDRDIKAAFSCSKGQYIVSGSDDGSFFIWEKETTNLVRILQGDESIVNCLQPHPSYCFLATSGIDPVVRIWSPRPESENENCRVVEDMEGAAQANQKRMNADPLEVMLLNMGYRISGLSSRGTEGSDDEESSESQVQCRSS; this comes from the exons ATGACGTGCTGTGAGACCATGTCCCTGCGGAACGTCACGAGTGATCTCCTGCGCCGCCAGATCCGG gagaacCGGGCTCTGGACTTCCAGAGACACTATCATGTGACCGACCCGTTTATAAAGCGTCTGGGGCTGGAGGCCGAACTGCAG GGTCACTCCGGCTGCGTCAACTGTCTGGAGTGGAATGAGAGAGGAGA CCTCCTGGCCTCGGGTTCGGATGACCAGCACGCCATCATCTGGGATCCGTTCCGGCACACCAAGCTCATCACTATGCACACGGGACACGCAGCCAACATCTTCTCAGTGAAG TTCCTGCCTCACTCCGAGGACCGGATCTTGATCACAGGAGCCGCCGACACCAAGGTGCACGTGCACGACCTGACGGCGAAGGAGACCACTCACATGTTCTCAGACCACACCAACCGCGTCAAGCGCATCGCGACGGCTCCCATGTGGCCCAACACCTTCTGGAGCGCGGCGGAGGACGGCGTCATTCG GCAGTATGATCTGAGAGAGAGCAGTAAACGCTCAGAGGTGTTAATCGATCTGACGGAGTATTGTGGGCAGCTCGTGGAAGCCAAATGTCTGGCCATCAACCCTCGTGACAACAACTACCTGGCTGTGGGAGCCAACGGGCCCTTCGTGCGGCTCTACGACATCAGAATGATCCACAATCACAG GAAGTCCATGACTCAGAGTAGCTCAGCCGGGCAGGTCCAGTACTATGTCGCAG GTCACTTACCCGTGAAGCTTCCGGACTATAACAACAGATTACGAGTTCTGGTGGCCACCTACGTCACCTTCAGTCCTGACGGCACGGAGCTGCTGGTGAACATGGGTGGAGAGCAG gtgtatttatttgatctgaCGTTCAAACAGAGGCCGTACACATTTCTGCTGCCCAATG AGGTACAGAATGGGAAGACGACCAATGGTGTGTCCAATGGGATTCATCTTCCTGCTAGCCGCCTCAGACTGGCTAAAGTCTCCAG TGATCTTCCTCCTCATCTGGAGCGGATCAAGCAGCAGGCTAACGATGCGTTCGCGCGCCAGCAGTGGACACAAGCCATCCAGCTCTACAGTCTGGGCATCCATGAGGCCGGACACAACGCCATGCTGTACGGAAACCGCGCCGCCGCGTACATGAAGAGAAAGTG GGACGGAGATCTCTATGATGCGCTGCGTGACTGTCTGAAGGCCTTGTCTCTGAACCCGGCTCATCTGAAGGCACACTTCCGCTTAGTGCGCTGCCTGTTCGAGCTCAAGTACATCGCCGAGGCTCTGGAGTGTCTGGACGACTTCAAGGGCAAGTTTCCGGAGCAGGCGCACAGCAGCGCATGTGACGCGCTCGACAGAGACATCAAGGCGGCTTTCTCT TGCAGTAAAGGCCAGTACATCGTGAGCGGTTCAGACGACGGCTCGTTCTTCATCTGGGAGAAAGAGACGACGAACCTGGTGCGGATCTTACAGGGGGACGAGTCTATAGTGAACTGCCTGCAGCCGCACCCCAGCTACTGCTTCCTGGCCACCAGCGGCATCGACCCCGTGGTGCGGATCTGGAGCCCCAGACCCGAG TCGGAGAACGAGAACTGTCGTGTGGTGGAGGACATGGAGGGTGCGGCCCAAGCCAACCAGAAGCGCATGAATGCGGATCCGCTGGAGGTGATGCTGCTAAACATGGGTTATCGCATCTCAGGTCTGAGCAGCCGAGGCACCGAGGGCTCGGATGATGAAGAGAGCTCGGAGAGCCAGGTTCAGTGCCGCTCCAGCTAG